Proteins encoded by one window of Yersinia massiliensis:
- the rlmKL gene encoding bifunctional 23S rRNA (guanine(2069)-N(7))-methyltransferase RlmK/23S rRNA (guanine(2445)-N(2))-methyltransferase RlmL: MNSLFASTARGLEELLKSELEALGALDCKVVQGGVHFQGDDRLMYQSLLWSRLASRILLPLNEFKVYSDLDLYLGVQAIDWPSIFGVDKTFAVHFSGVNEEIRNSQYGALKVKDAIVDSFTRKLEQRPTVAKQQPDIRVNVFLQRDMASVALDLSGEGLHQRGYRDLTGQAPLKENLAAAIIQRSGWQLGTPMVDPMCGSGTLLIEAAMMASDRAPGLHRSHWGFTAWSAFNEDLWRELTTEAQVRARTGLQETTSRFFGSDIDRRVIEMARANARRAGVSELISFNANDVSKLVNPLPEGPVGTVISNPPYGERLDSEPALIALHNMLGRIMKTSFGGWRLSLFSASPELLSCLQLRADREFKAKNGPLDCVQKNYQLTANPQGASGVQVAEDYANRLRKNVKKLDKWAKQQGIECYRLYDADLPDYNVAVDRYGSKVVVQEYAPPKTIDAQKARQRLFDVINATLAVLNLPSNQLVLKTRERQKGKNQYEKLAQKGEFLLVSEYNAKLWVNLTDYLDTGLFLDHRIARQMLGKMSQGKDFLNLFAYTGTASVHAGLGGARSTTTVDMSRTYLEWAEKNLRVNGLTGQQHRLIQADCLSWLSNTDEQFDVIFIDPPTFSNSKRMETTFDVQRDHLVLMKELKRLLRRQGTIMFSNNKRGFQMDLAGIAALGLEAKEITAQTQSEDFARNRQIHNCWLVTHRREEK, encoded by the coding sequence ATGAACTCTCTGTTTGCCAGCACGGCGCGTGGACTGGAAGAACTGTTAAAAAGCGAACTCGAAGCGCTGGGAGCCCTCGACTGTAAAGTAGTACAGGGTGGGGTACATTTTCAGGGCGACGATCGACTCATGTACCAAAGCTTGCTGTGGAGCCGGTTGGCTTCGCGCATCCTGTTGCCACTCAATGAATTCAAGGTATACAGCGACTTGGACCTGTATCTCGGCGTACAGGCGATTGACTGGCCGTCAATCTTTGGTGTGGATAAAACCTTTGCTGTGCACTTTAGCGGTGTAAATGAAGAGATACGCAATAGTCAGTACGGTGCGTTGAAAGTCAAAGATGCCATTGTGGATAGCTTCACCCGTAAGTTAGAGCAGCGTCCAACGGTGGCTAAGCAACAGCCGGATATTCGCGTCAATGTATTCTTGCAACGTGATATGGCCAGTGTAGCACTCGATCTCAGTGGCGAAGGCCTGCATCAGCGTGGCTACCGTGATTTAACCGGTCAGGCTCCGTTGAAAGAAAACTTGGCCGCGGCAATCATTCAACGTTCTGGTTGGCAGTTGGGTACACCGATGGTCGATCCGATGTGTGGTTCAGGTACCTTGCTGATTGAAGCGGCTATGATGGCTTCTGATCGTGCGCCGGGCCTGCATCGTTCACATTGGGGCTTCACGGCTTGGAGTGCGTTTAACGAAGATCTCTGGCGTGAATTGACTACCGAAGCGCAAGTCCGTGCTCGCACTGGCTTGCAGGAGACGACCTCACGCTTCTTTGGTTCAGACATTGATCGTCGAGTGATTGAGATGGCTCGTGCTAACGCCCGAAGGGCTGGCGTCTCAGAGCTGATCAGTTTCAATGCTAATGATGTCAGTAAATTGGTGAATCCATTGCCAGAAGGGCCAGTGGGAACCGTCATCAGTAACCCGCCATACGGCGAACGTTTGGACAGCGAACCGGCATTGATCGCACTGCATAATATGCTGGGTCGTATCATGAAAACATCATTTGGTGGTTGGCGCTTATCGTTGTTCAGCGCTTCGCCAGAACTGCTGAGCTGTTTGCAATTACGTGCAGATCGCGAGTTTAAAGCTAAAAATGGCCCGTTAGATTGCGTACAGAAAAACTATCAGTTAACCGCGAATCCGCAAGGGGCCAGTGGCGTACAAGTGGCAGAAGATTATGCCAATCGCCTGCGTAAGAACGTGAAAAAATTGGATAAGTGGGCTAAACAGCAGGGTATCGAATGCTACCGTTTGTATGATGCCGATTTACCCGATTACAACGTGGCGGTCGATCGTTATGGTAGCAAAGTCGTGGTGCAAGAATATGCGCCACCTAAAACGATTGATGCACAAAAAGCTCGTCAGCGCCTGTTTGATGTCATCAATGCCACGCTTGCGGTATTAAATTTACCTTCAAATCAGCTGGTGCTAAAAACCCGTGAACGGCAAAAGGGTAAAAACCAATACGAGAAATTGGCGCAAAAAGGTGAATTCCTGTTGGTGAGTGAGTATAACGCCAAGCTATGGGTTAACCTGACCGATTACCTTGATACAGGTCTGTTCCTTGATCATCGCATCGCGCGTCAGATGCTAGGCAAAATGAGCCAAGGTAAAGATTTCCTGAATCTATTTGCCTACACCGGCACAGCAAGTGTGCATGCAGGATTGGGCGGCGCACGTAGCACCACCACGGTGGATATGTCGCGCACTTATTTAGAGTGGGCCGAGAAGAATTTACGGGTAAATGGCTTAACCGGCCAGCAGCATCGTTTGATTCAAGCCGATTGCCTCTCTTGGCTTAGTAATACCGATGAGCAATTCGATGTGATCTTTATTGATCCACCGACGTTCTCTAACTCCAAGCGAATGGAGACCACCTTTGATGTTCAGCGCGATCATTTAGTGCTGATGAAAGAATTGAAACGGTTACTGCGTCGTCAGGGAACAATTATGTTCTCGAACAATAAGCGTGGTTTCCAGATGGATTTGGCCGGGATAGCCGCGTTGGGGTTGGAAGCGAAAGAAATTACCGCTCAAACGCAATCTGAAGATTTTGCCCGTAATCGTCAAATTCACAACTGCTGGCTGGTGACTCACCGCCGCGAGGAAAAGTAA
- the pqiC gene encoding membrane integrity-associated transporter subunit PqiC: MMKWMAVIAALLLSACSSEPNKTYYQLPALSAPATASSSIASRQLWIEHVGVADYLAAAGVVYQTNDVQYVIATNNLWASPLDQQLQQTLVTNLSHALPGWLVSSQPLDSDQDVLNVTVTGFHGRYDGRAIIRGVWILKHQGQLIKQPFDLELKQSEDGYDALIRTLATGWQQEAATIAAQLQRTSAK; this comes from the coding sequence ATGATGAAATGGATGGCAGTTATCGCGGCATTGTTACTCAGTGCTTGCAGCAGCGAACCCAACAAAACCTATTATCAGTTACCGGCGCTCAGCGCGCCGGCGACTGCCAGTAGCAGCATCGCCTCAAGACAATTGTGGATTGAGCATGTTGGGGTGGCCGATTATCTGGCTGCGGCGGGAGTGGTCTATCAAACCAACGATGTTCAGTATGTCATTGCAACCAACAATTTATGGGCTAGCCCGTTGGATCAGCAGTTACAGCAAACCTTAGTGACCAACCTTAGCCATGCGTTACCGGGCTGGCTGGTTTCTTCTCAACCACTAGACAGTGATCAGGATGTTCTCAATGTTACCGTGACTGGGTTCCATGGTCGCTATGACGGCCGTGCCATCATTCGCGGTGTGTGGATACTGAAGCATCAGGGGCAACTGATTAAGCAGCCATTCGATTTGGAGCTTAAACAAAGTGAAGATGGCTATGATGCCCTCATCCGTACTTTAGCGACGGGCTGGCAGCAAGAAGCCGCCACGATTGCCGCTCAATTGCAACGCACCTCCGCTAAATAA
- the fabF gene encoding beta-ketoacyl-ACP synthase II, translated as MNTRRVVITGMGVVSPLGCGIETVWQRLLAGQSGIRVLPDEIVGDLPAKIGGQVPTIAADTEAGFDPDKAVAPKDQKKMDRFIEFAMAAADEAIAQAGWQADDEEKQDRTATVIGSGIGGFPSIAHAVRTTDSRGPKRLSPFTVPSFLVNLAAGHVSIKHHFKGPIGAPVTACAAGVQAIGDAVRLIRNNEADVALCGGAEAAIDKVSLAGFAAARALSTGSNDAPEKASRPFDSARDGFVMGEGAGLLIIEALEHALARGAQPLAEIVGYGTSADAYHMTSGAEDGDGAYRAMKIALRQAGITPSQVQHLNAHATSTPVGDLGEINAIKHLFGEGDTLAVTSTKSATGHLLGAAGGLETIFTVLALRDQIVPATLNLENPDPAAQGLNIVAGQALPHEMTYALSNGFGFGGVNASILLKRWVD; from the coding sequence ATGAATACGCGCCGTGTAGTGATTACAGGAATGGGTGTCGTTTCCCCATTAGGTTGTGGTATCGAAACTGTTTGGCAGCGCCTGTTAGCAGGACAATCCGGTATTCGTGTGTTGCCTGATGAGATTGTCGGTGATTTACCCGCCAAAATTGGCGGACAAGTCCCCACTATCGCAGCAGACACTGAAGCAGGCTTTGATCCAGATAAAGCGGTTGCGCCAAAAGATCAAAAGAAAATGGATCGTTTTATTGAATTTGCGATGGCCGCAGCGGATGAAGCCATTGCCCAGGCGGGCTGGCAAGCGGACGACGAAGAGAAGCAAGATCGAACCGCCACAGTCATTGGTTCCGGAATCGGTGGATTCCCTTCGATTGCCCATGCAGTGCGAACGACAGATAGCCGTGGGCCTAAACGTTTATCCCCTTTCACCGTACCTTCCTTTTTAGTGAATCTGGCCGCAGGCCATGTTTCGATTAAGCATCATTTCAAAGGCCCTATTGGCGCACCTGTCACCGCCTGCGCCGCAGGTGTGCAAGCGATTGGCGATGCAGTCCGATTGATTCGTAACAATGAGGCTGATGTGGCTTTATGCGGTGGCGCTGAAGCCGCCATTGATAAAGTCAGTCTGGCTGGCTTTGCCGCCGCTCGCGCCCTGTCAACAGGCTCGAATGATGCCCCGGAAAAAGCCTCTCGTCCATTCGATAGCGCACGCGATGGCTTTGTGATGGGTGAAGGTGCGGGTTTACTGATTATCGAGGCGTTGGAGCATGCTCTGGCGCGTGGTGCACAGCCGTTAGCGGAAATTGTTGGCTATGGCACCAGTGCGGATGCCTACCATATGACATCGGGTGCTGAAGACGGTGACGGCGCATACCGTGCAATGAAAATTGCTTTGCGCCAAGCAGGCATTACGCCCTCACAGGTTCAACATTTGAATGCACATGCAACCTCTACTCCAGTGGGCGATCTTGGCGAAATTAATGCGATTAAGCATTTGTTTGGTGAGGGTGACACATTAGCAGTGACTTCCACTAAGTCTGCTACAGGCCATTTACTGGGTGCTGCAGGCGGTTTGGAGACTATTTTTACTGTGCTGGCCTTACGTGATCAAATCGTACCGGCAACCTTGAATCTGGAAAATCCTGACCCTGCAGCCCAAGGGCTTAATATCGTGGCAGGTCAGGCGTTGCCTCATGAGATGACTTATGCCCTTTCGAATGGTTTTGGTTTTGGTGGTGTGAATGCCAGTATCTTGCTGAAACGTTGGGTAGATTAA
- the pqiB gene encoding intermembrane transport protein PqiB: MTENNPSQNVAEIEKIKRWSPVWIIPIVTALIGAWILFYHFSHQGPQVVMTTLNAEGIEAGKTKIKSRSVDVGIVEQVTLSPDLNHVIVQARLNSGMETLLHSDTVFWVVKPQIGREGVSGLGTLLSGAYIELQPGSKGKALNEFTLLDSPPLASPDAKGLRITLDSEQAGQLSAGDPVLFRGYRVGSVETSTFDAKSRLMRYQLFIGAPYDSLVTTNVRFWKDSGVAVDLSSQGMRVEMASLATLFSGGVSFDVPDGVELGNPITTDKPEFKLFDNRSSIQNSLYTEHEDFLLFFSDSVRGLQSGAPVEFRGIRVGTVGDVPFFTEGMRQRVDNDFRIPVLIRIEPGRFRNDLGPDANFEQVLKTAKERGLRASLKSGNLLTGALFIDLDFYPDAKPWKGPLEVAGYPLLPTVSGGLAQIQQKVMQTLDKINNLPLDPMVNEVTKTLVESQKTMRETQKTLESLTAITASPAMKDLPQDLQKTLNELNRSMKGFQPGSPAYNKMVGDMQRLDQVLRELQPILRTLNEKSNALVFEAAGSQDPQPKKAKK; this comes from the coding sequence GTGACGGAAAATAATCCCAGCCAGAATGTGGCGGAAATTGAAAAAATTAAGCGTTGGTCCCCTGTGTGGATCATCCCAATTGTCACCGCGCTGATTGGTGCATGGATACTGTTTTATCATTTTAGCCATCAAGGGCCTCAGGTGGTCATGACCACGTTGAATGCTGAAGGTATTGAGGCCGGTAAAACAAAAATAAAGAGCCGCAGTGTGGATGTCGGTATTGTCGAGCAGGTTACCCTGAGCCCAGACCTTAACCACGTTATCGTGCAGGCGCGCTTGAACTCAGGCATGGAAACGTTATTGCACAGCGACACAGTGTTCTGGGTTGTGAAGCCGCAGATTGGTCGTGAAGGGGTGTCTGGCCTGGGTACGCTGCTTTCTGGTGCCTACATTGAGTTACAGCCGGGTAGCAAAGGTAAGGCATTAAACGAGTTTACATTGCTTGACTCCCCGCCGTTGGCTTCACCTGATGCCAAAGGGCTACGTATCACTCTTGATAGTGAGCAAGCAGGGCAGTTAAGTGCTGGCGATCCGGTGTTGTTCCGTGGTTATCGCGTCGGTTCAGTTGAAACCAGTACCTTCGATGCGAAATCCCGCCTGATGCGTTATCAGCTATTCATTGGCGCACCATATGACAGTTTGGTCACGACTAACGTCCGCTTCTGGAAAGACAGTGGCGTTGCTGTTGATCTCTCTTCGCAAGGCATGCGAGTCGAAATGGCATCGCTGGCGACGTTGTTCAGTGGTGGCGTCAGTTTTGACGTGCCGGATGGTGTTGAATTGGGTAACCCGATTACAACGGATAAGCCAGAATTCAAATTGTTTGATAACCGCAGCAGTATTCAAAATTCGCTGTATACCGAACATGAAGATTTCCTGCTGTTCTTCTCCGACTCGGTCCGTGGTTTGCAGTCAGGTGCGCCGGTCGAATTCCGTGGTATCCGTGTCGGTACTGTCGGTGATGTTCCGTTCTTCACGGAAGGGATGAGACAGCGCGTGGATAATGATTTCCGTATTCCTGTCCTCATTCGTATTGAACCGGGCCGCTTCCGTAATGATTTGGGTCCAGATGCGAACTTTGAACAGGTACTGAAAACGGCTAAAGAGCGCGGGTTACGCGCGTCTCTAAAATCGGGCAACTTGTTAACCGGTGCTCTATTTATCGATCTGGATTTCTATCCAGATGCCAAACCATGGAAAGGGCCGTTGGAAGTGGCGGGTTACCCATTGCTGCCAACCGTTAGTGGTGGATTGGCGCAAATTCAGCAGAAAGTGATGCAAACGCTGGATAAAATTAATAATCTGCCATTGGATCCGATGGTGAATGAGGTCACGAAAACGCTGGTCGAAAGCCAGAAAACGATGCGTGAAACTCAGAAAACGCTGGAGTCATTGACGGCCATTACCGCCAGTCCGGCAATGAAAGATCTACCACAAGATCTGCAAAAAACCTTGAACGAGCTGAATCGCAGTATGAAAGGCTTCCAACCTGGTTCACCAGCCTACAATAAAATGGTCGGTGATATGCAACGGTTAGATCAGGTCTTGCGCGAGTTACAGCCGATATTGCGGACGTTGAATGAGAAGAGTAACGCGCTGGTATTTGAAGCGGCAGGAAGTCAGGACCCTCAGCCTAAGAAGGCCAAAAAATGA
- a CDS encoding winged helix-turn-helix transcriptional regulator has protein sequence MQKTSLDAMPCPVARSLERVGEWWSILIIRDAFQGLTRFDEFQQSLQLSPTILTRRLKYLVESGIFEKRLYHPRPARYEYLLTERGNDFFPVIATLFHWGNQHFAPEGPAVLLVDRRTGTAVEPVLLDKRTGQPLRTQDVTLTAGSVRSDIINQRLALMQGKQSKDAKQTSHIIEPQKEK, from the coding sequence ATGCAAAAAACCAGTCTTGACGCAATGCCCTGTCCCGTCGCCCGCTCGCTTGAAAGAGTGGGCGAATGGTGGAGCATCCTAATCATCCGTGATGCCTTTCAGGGATTAACGCGTTTTGATGAATTCCAGCAAAGTTTGCAACTCTCGCCGACTATTCTGACTCGGCGGTTAAAGTATCTAGTGGAAAGTGGCATCTTTGAGAAACGCCTCTACCACCCTCGCCCTGCCCGTTATGAATATTTATTGACCGAACGTGGTAACGATTTCTTTCCGGTGATTGCAACGCTGTTTCATTGGGGAAATCAACATTTTGCACCAGAGGGGCCTGCAGTGTTACTGGTCGATCGCCGCACGGGTACGGCTGTAGAACCTGTCTTGCTCGATAAGCGCACTGGACAACCTCTGCGTACGCAAGATGTCACTCTAACGGCAGGCTCCGTCAGGAGCGATATAATTAATCAACGACTGGCACTGATGCAAGGCAAGCAGTCTAAAGATGCCAAGCAGACCTCCCATATAATCGAGCCTCAAAAGGAAAAATGA
- the rmf gene encoding ribosome modulation factor, with protein sequence MKRQKRDRLERALSRGYQAGISGRSREICPYQALDARSHWLGGWRQAMEDRAVTA encoded by the coding sequence ATGAAGAGACAGAAAAGAGATCGCCTGGAAAGGGCGTTGTCACGTGGTTATCAAGCAGGTATTTCAGGGCGTTCGAGGGAAATTTGTCCCTATCAAGCTTTAGACGCTAGATCACATTGGTTAGGAGGTTGGCGACAAGCCATGGAGGACAGGGCTGTGACCGCTTAA
- a CDS encoding YcbX family protein codes for MVITLSRLYVHPVKSMRGLQLSHAQVSSSGLAFDRVFMITEPDGTFMTARQNPKMVMFTPALMSDGLYLTAPDGESASIRFNDFLANAEPTEVWGNHFTALIAPPTINSWLSGYFQREVQLRWLGPELTRRVKPLPEIPLSFADGFPYLLINEASFKALQQRCPSSIKLEQFRPNLVVTGADAFAEDSWKVIRVGDITFDLVKPCSRCVLTTVSIERGRKHPSGEPLRTLQTFRTAENGDIDFGQNMVARNSGIIRVGDEVEILSTKPPRPYSEGIVVESLAAPEDKSKVVSIEYNGIRFNGNNQQVLLEQLEQQNIRIPYSCRAGICGCCRITLVDGDVAPLKQSAIGNDGTILCCSCIPKGNITLSGK; via the coding sequence ATGGTGATTACCCTCTCCCGACTCTACGTTCATCCGGTAAAATCCATGCGCGGCTTGCAGCTTTCTCATGCACAAGTCAGCAGCAGCGGACTGGCCTTTGACCGTGTATTTATGATTACTGAGCCTGATGGCACTTTTATGACGGCGCGCCAGAACCCCAAAATGGTGATGTTCACACCGGCCCTGATGTCAGACGGTTTATATCTCACTGCCCCCGATGGCGAGAGTGCCAGTATCCGCTTTAATGATTTCTTAGCCAATGCTGAACCCACTGAAGTTTGGGGGAATCATTTTACTGCGCTGATTGCGCCACCCACTATCAATAGCTGGCTAAGTGGATATTTTCAACGCGAAGTCCAATTGCGCTGGCTTGGCCCAGAATTAACTCGCCGAGTAAAACCTCTGCCAGAGATCCCACTTTCTTTTGCTGATGGCTTCCCTTATCTGTTGATCAATGAAGCCTCATTTAAAGCATTGCAGCAACGCTGCCCTAGTAGCATCAAACTTGAACAATTTCGTCCAAATCTCGTGGTGACGGGTGCAGATGCTTTTGCTGAGGACAGTTGGAAAGTTATCCGTGTCGGCGATATTACCTTTGATTTAGTGAAACCCTGTAGCCGTTGTGTATTAACCACAGTGAGCATTGAGCGTGGACGCAAGCATCCAAGCGGTGAACCATTACGGACATTGCAGACATTCCGAACGGCTGAGAATGGTGATATTGATTTTGGTCAGAATATGGTGGCCAGAAACAGCGGTATTATTCGCGTCGGCGATGAAGTCGAAATTCTATCAACCAAACCACCACGTCCCTATAGCGAAGGCATTGTCGTAGAGAGCCTCGCGGCGCCGGAAGATAAATCAAAAGTCGTCTCTATTGAATACAATGGCATTCGGTTTAATGGCAATAATCAGCAGGTATTATTGGAGCAGTTGGAACAGCAAAATATTCGTATTCCCTATTCATGTCGTGCAGGGATATGTGGCTGTTGTCGAATTACGTTAGTCGATGGCGATGTCGCACCGTTAAAACAAAGTGCTATTGGCAATGATGGGACGATTCTTTGTTGCAGCTGCATCCCCAAAGGGAACATAACCCTTAGCGGTAAATAA
- the pqiA gene encoding membrane integrity-associated transporter subunit PqiA, producing the protein MSVDLPSLPYGTKAVCPRCKTTLTARWDEPRKRPVGYALSALFMLLLANMFPFVKMRVAGITSEITLIQIPKVMVADNYASMATLFMVLVQLIPAFCMVAIILLCLRVRMPTRWKALLAKVLFQCKTWCMVEIFLAGVLVSFVKLMAYGEIGIGSSFIPYCIFCVLQVRAFQCVDRHWMWQDIAPAPALPHPLISGRTGLRQGLRSCSCCTAILPQSQVQCPRCHTYGYVRRRNSLQWTMALLVTSIMLYIPANLLPIMITESLGNQMNSTIMAGVIFLWSEGSYPVAMVIFIASIMVPSLKMLAIGWLCWDAKGKGKSDTERMHFIYEIVEFVGRWSMIDVFVIAVLSSLVRIGQLMSIYPAIGALLFAMVVILTMFAALTFDPRLTWDRISETTQKEPQGDGK; encoded by the coding sequence ATGTCAGTGGATTTACCCTCCCTGCCTTATGGCACCAAAGCGGTATGTCCGCGCTGTAAGACGACACTGACTGCGCGGTGGGATGAACCACGTAAACGCCCAGTCGGTTACGCATTAAGTGCATTATTTATGCTGTTGCTGGCGAACATGTTCCCCTTCGTCAAAATGCGCGTCGCGGGGATCACCAGTGAAATTACCCTGATCCAAATCCCTAAAGTGATGGTGGCTGATAACTATGCCAGTATGGCCACGTTATTTATGGTGCTGGTTCAGTTGATACCCGCTTTCTGTATGGTCGCTATCATCCTGCTTTGCTTGCGAGTACGAATGCCGACTCGTTGGAAAGCATTGCTAGCAAAAGTATTATTCCAATGCAAAACCTGGTGCATGGTTGAGATTTTCCTCGCCGGTGTACTGGTGAGTTTTGTCAAACTGATGGCCTACGGTGAAATCGGCATCGGTAGCAGTTTTATCCCTTATTGTATTTTCTGCGTATTGCAAGTGCGCGCATTCCAATGTGTCGACCGCCATTGGATGTGGCAGGATATTGCCCCCGCACCTGCGTTACCGCATCCATTAATTTCGGGCCGGACAGGGCTACGCCAAGGCTTACGTTCGTGTTCCTGCTGTACGGCAATTTTGCCGCAATCTCAGGTGCAATGCCCACGTTGCCATACCTATGGTTATGTCCGTCGCCGCAATAGTTTGCAGTGGACCATGGCATTACTTGTCACCTCTATCATGCTGTATATCCCAGCCAATCTACTCCCCATCATGATTACTGAAAGCTTGGGGAATCAGATGAATTCCACCATTATGGCTGGGGTGATTTTCTTGTGGAGTGAAGGCTCCTACCCAGTGGCTATGGTGATTTTTATTGCCAGTATCATGGTGCCATCGTTAAAAATGTTGGCGATCGGTTGGCTTTGCTGGGATGCGAAAGGCAAGGGAAAAAGTGATACTGAACGAATGCATTTTATTTATGAAATCGTCGAGTTTGTTGGCCGTTGGTCAATGATTGACGTCTTTGTTATTGCGGTGCTCTCGTCATTGGTCCGTATCGGGCAATTGATGAGTATTTACCCGGCGATTGGGGCGCTACTGTTCGCAATGGTAGTGATCCTGACCATGTTTGCTGCATTAACGTTCGATCCGCGTTTAACCTGGGATCGGATAAGTGAAACAACCCAAAAGGAGCCGCAAGGTGACGGAAAATAA
- a CDS encoding ABC transporter ATP-binding protein, which yields MSLISMSGAWLSFSDAPLLDNTELHIEANERVCLVGRNGAGKSTLLKILNKEVPLDDGRIIYEQDLIVARLQQDPPRNVAGTVFDFVAEGVQEQAEHLKAYHATLHDVELDPSEKNLNRLAALQEILDHQGLWQLDSRIQEVLLQLGLSADAELSSLSGGWLRKAALGRALVSSPRVLLLDEPTNHLDIETINWLEGFLKEFQGSIVFISHDRSFIRAMATRIVDLDRGKLVSWPGNYELYLASKEEALRVEELQNAEFDRKLAQEEVWIRQGIKARRTRNEGRVRALKALRMERSQRREVMGTAKMQVEETVRSGKIVFDLENVNYQIDDKVLVKDFTAQVQRGDKIALVGPNGCGKTTLLKLMLGQLKADSGKVHCGTKLEVAYFDQHRAELDPERTVMDNLAEGKQEVMVNGRSRHVLGYLQDFLFHPKRAMTPVKALSGGERNRLLLAKLFLKPSNLLILDEPTNDLDVETLELLEEMVDSYQGTVLLVSHDRQFVDNSVTECWIFEGNGQINSFVGGYYDAHQQRAEAKPIRQVAAKVEEPKATAAVKSNAPAAKKPGKLSYNLQRELDQLPQQLEKLENDISELQVQVSHSDFFSRPHEETQQVLKALADTEQALEVAFGRWEELEAQKNG from the coding sequence ATGTCGTTAATTAGCATGTCCGGTGCTTGGCTGTCCTTCAGCGATGCCCCTTTATTAGATAATACTGAATTGCATATTGAGGCAAACGAACGTGTTTGTCTGGTGGGTCGTAATGGCGCGGGTAAATCCACATTACTAAAAATCCTAAATAAAGAAGTTCCGCTGGATGATGGGCGTATCATTTATGAGCAGGATCTGATTGTCGCACGCCTGCAACAAGATCCACCGCGTAATGTGGCCGGAACCGTGTTTGATTTTGTGGCTGAAGGTGTGCAGGAACAAGCTGAACATTTGAAGGCTTATCATGCCACGCTACATGATGTAGAGCTTGACCCGAGCGAGAAGAATCTGAATCGTTTAGCTGCGCTACAGGAAATCCTTGATCACCAAGGCCTATGGCAGTTAGATAGCCGCATTCAAGAGGTATTGCTACAGTTAGGGCTATCGGCAGATGCCGAACTGTCATCACTGTCGGGTGGTTGGTTACGTAAAGCGGCATTAGGTCGTGCCTTGGTAAGCTCACCAAGAGTGCTGCTGTTGGATGAACCGACGAACCACTTAGATATCGAAACCATCAACTGGCTTGAAGGCTTCCTGAAAGAATTCCAAGGCAGCATCGTGTTTATCTCCCATGACCGTTCCTTTATCCGTGCGATGGCGACGCGTATCGTCGATCTTGATCGCGGCAAATTGGTGTCATGGCCGGGTAACTATGAGCTGTATCTTGCTAGCAAGGAAGAAGCGCTACGGGTTGAAGAGCTGCAAAACGCTGAGTTCGACCGTAAATTGGCGCAAGAAGAAGTATGGATTCGCCAAGGTATCAAAGCACGGCGCACCCGTAATGAGGGCCGTGTTCGCGCCTTAAAAGCATTGCGGATGGAGCGTTCACAGCGCCGTGAAGTGATGGGTACGGCCAAGATGCAAGTGGAAGAGACTGTGCGCTCGGGCAAAATCGTCTTCGATCTGGAAAACGTCAATTATCAGATTGATGACAAAGTGCTGGTGAAAGATTTCACCGCGCAGGTTCAGCGTGGCGATAAAATTGCACTGGTTGGTCCTAACGGCTGCGGTAAAACCACGTTGCTGAAACTGATGCTCGGTCAGCTTAAAGCAGACAGTGGCAAAGTGCATTGTGGGACAAAACTGGAAGTGGCTTATTTTGACCAGCATCGTGCTGAGCTTGATCCAGAACGCACGGTAATGGATAACTTGGCTGAAGGTAAGCAAGAAGTGATGGTGAATGGTCGTTCACGCCACGTATTGGGTTATCTGCAAGACTTCCTGTTCCACCCAAAACGTGCCATGACACCGGTTAAAGCGCTGTCAGGTGGTGAACGTAACCGCCTGTTATTGGCAAAGTTATTCCTAAAGCCAAGCAACTTGCTGATCCTCGATGAACCGACCAACGACTTAGATGTGGAAACATTGGAACTGTTGGAAGAGATGGTCGATAGCTATCAGGGCACCGTCTTGCTGGTTAGCCATGACCGTCAATTCGTTGATAACTCGGTCACTGAGTGCTGGATTTTTGAAGGTAATGGCCAAATCAATAGCTTCGTGGGGGGCTATTACGATGCTCACCAGCAGCGTGCTGAAGCAAAACCTATCCGTCAGGTGGCGGCTAAAGTTGAAGAACCTAAAGCGACCGCTGCGGTAAAAAGCAATGCGCCAGCGGCTAAAAAGCCAGGTAAATTGAGCTATAACTTGCAGCGCGAGTTAGATCAGTTACCGCAACAGCTAGAAAAATTGGAAAATGATATCAGCGAGTTACAGGTTCAGGTCAGCCACTCAGATTTCTTCTCCCGTCCGCATGAAGAGACCCAACAGGTCTTGAAAGCACTAGCCGATACAGAACAGGCGTTAGAAGTTGCGTTTGGCCGTTGGGAAGAGCTGGAAGCTCAGAAAAACGGTTAG